Genomic segment of Ewingella sp. CoE-038-23:
GCCATCGTCGAAGGGGACGGTATCGGTATGGCCCGCCAGCAGCAGGCCGCCAGCGCCTTGGCCCACGCTTGCCAACATATTGAATTTATTGCGAGTATTCGGCACAGGTTGGATTTCAACCTTAAAACCTAGATCGCGGAACCAGCCTGCTAACAGGTTGATTAGCTTTTCGTTGCTTTGATCTAATGCGCTGTCTGTGGCACTGATCGAAGGTATCGCGATTAATGCCCGATAAAGCTCAATAAAAGGAGGTAATTTCATCTTCACTGTTGACAGCCTTTAGTTAGGGTAGTATTCATATTCATGCAGTTTATGTGAATAAAAATACAATATGCCAGCGCGTAAGGGAACCGGAAATAACGGTCGGTTTAACCCAACGCAGTTGCTGAGAATCTCGCGGGTGAACGGCGTATGACGCGGTGAACCCTGTTACCTAAGAAGTACGCTGTATCGCAAAGCCATACAGTTAAGTTGAGAAGGTGAACAGACCCCATGTTGAATACGCTGATTGTTGGTGCCACAGGCTATGCCGGAGCTGAACTCGCTGCCTACCTGAATCGCCACCCACAGATGAACATAACCGCTTTAATGGTTTCAGCGCAAAGTGCAGATGCAGGAAAATTGCTTTCTGATTTGCACCCTCAGTTAAAAGGCATCCTCGATCTGCCTGTTTTGCCAATGAAAAACGTGGAAGACGCGGCGAAAGATATCGATGTGGTTTTTTTAGCCACTGCCCATGAAGTCAGCCACGATTTGGCGCCGCAATTTTTGGCCGCGGGCTGCGTGGTGTTTGACCTGTCCGGTGCCTTCCGCGTCAACAAGCCTGATTTCTACTCCGAATTTTACAGCTTTGAACACCAGCACCTCGACTGGCTGGACAAGGCGGTGTACGGCCTTGCTGAATGGCAAGCCGACAAACTCAAAACCGCGCAACTCATCGCGGTCCCAGGCTGCTACCCAACGGCGTCTCAGCTGGCGTTAAAACCGCTGGTGGAAAATGGCCTGTTGAATGAAGACCAGTGGCCGGTGATTAACGCGACCAGCGGCGTGAGCGGCGCGGGGCGTAAAGCCTCTCTCGGCACCAGCTTCTGCGAAGTCAGCCTGCAACCTTACGGCCTGTTCAATCATCGTCACCACCCAGAAATTGTAGAGCATCTCGGCGTGCCGGTGATCTTTACCCCGCACCTGGGCAACTTCCCGCGCGGCATTCTGGCCACCATCACTTGCCGCCTGAAAGCGGGCGTGACGGCGCAGGACGTGGCGGAAGCCTTCCATAACGCTTACCACGACAAACCTCTGGTGCGTCTCTACACCAAGGGCGTTCCGGCGTTGAAAGACGTGGTGGGCCTGCCGTTCTGCGACATCGGTTTTGTGGTGAAAGGCGAGCACCTGATTGTGGTTGCGACAGAAGATAACCTGCTAAAAGGCGCGTCGGCGCAAGCAGTGCAATGTCTGAACCTGCGCTTTGGTTTCCCAGAAACCCAATCGCTGCTTTAATTTATCTTGGTCTAAAATCAAACATTTACTTAAATCGATTGAGGCGCGAACAGCTATGAATCCGTTAGTTATCAAATTAGGTGGTGTGTTGCTGGACAATGAAGAAGCGCTCGAGCGCCTGTTCATGGCGCTGGTGACTTATCGCCAGCAATATCAGCGCCCATTGGTGATCGTTCACGGCGGCGGTTATCTGGTCGATGAGTTGATGAAGAAACTCAACCTGCCCGTGGTGAAGAAGGCTGGCCTGCGCGTAACCCCTGCGGACCAAATCGACATCATCACCGGCGCATTGGCCGGTAGCGCCAACAAAACCCTGCTGGCGTGGGCGGTGAAAAACGACATCAACGCCGTTGGCCTGTCTTTGGCAGACGGCGGCTCGGTGGTGGTAACGCAACTGAGCGAAGAGCTGGGTAATGTCGGCAAAGCAGAAGTCGGCTCTCCGGCGCTGATTAACACCCTGACTGGCGCAGGCTACCTGCCGATTATCAGCTCCATTGGTATCACCGCCGATGGTGAACTGATGAATGTGAATGCTGACCAAGCCGCGACGGCGCTGGCAGCCACGCTGGGCGCAGATTTAATCCTGCTGTCAGATGTGAGCGGTATTCTCGACGGCAAAGGCCAGCGCATCCCGGAAATGACCACGCAGAAAGCGGAACAGCTGATTGAGCAAGGCATCATTACTGACGGCATGATTGTCAAAGTTCACGCAGCGCTAGACGCCGCGCGCTCTCTTGGCCGCCCGGTGGATATCGCCAGCTGGCGTCACGCCGAGCAGCTTCCGGCACTGTTTAATGGCACGGCGATCGGTACGCGTATTCTGGCGTGATCTTCATGCTTAACCCATTGACTGAATTATTAAATCAATAAAATTTTTAAAGGAAATCATCATGGCAGCAACCAAAGGCATCAAGAAAATCGTTCTGGCTTACTCTGGCGGTCTGGACACCTCGGCAATCATTCCATGGCTGAAAGAAAACTACGGCGACTGTGAAGTGGTGGCTTTCGTTGCAGATATCGGTCAAGAGCGTGCTGACCTCGAAGGAATCGAGCAGAAAGCCCTGCGCACCGGTGCTTCTGAGTGCCACGTGGTTGACCTGCGTGAAGAGTTCATCAAAGACTACGTTTACCCAGTGCTGAAAAGCGGCGCGTTGTATGAAGGCAGCTACCTGCTCGGTACCTCAATGGCGCGTCCGTTGATTGCTAAAGCACAGGTTGAGCTGGCGTTGAAAGTGGGCGCTGATGCACTGTGCCACGGCGCGACAGGTAAAGGTAACGACCAGGTGCGTTTCGAAACCACCTACACCGCGTTGGCTCCACAGCTGAAAGTGGTCGCTCCTTGGCGTGAGTGGGACCTGCGTTCTCGCGAAGCCCTGCTGGATTACCTGAAAGAGCGTAATATCCCGACCACCGCGTCGCTGGAAAAAATCTACAGCCGTGACGAAAACGCGTGGCACATCTCTACCGAAGGCGGCGTGCTGGAAAGCCCATGGAATGCAGCAAACAAAGATTGCTGGGCATGGACAGTCGCGCCAGAAGACGCGCCAGACGAAGCTGAGCTGGTCACCGTTAAAGTTGAGAAGGGTGCAGTGGTGGCGGTTAACGGCGTAGAGCTGACACCATTCCAGTGCCTCGAAGCGCTGAACGTGCTGGGCGTGAAACACGGCGTTGGCCGTATCGACATCGTGGAAAACCGCTTGGTAGGCATTAAGTCTCGTGGTTGCTACGAAACGCCGGGAGGCACCATTATGATGGCTGCGCTGCGTGGCGTTGAGCAGCTGGTTCTCGACCGTGACAGCTTCAAATGGCGTGAGCAGCTGGGCCATGAAATGTCTTACGTGGTTTATGATGGTCGTTGGTTCGCTCCGCTGCGTGAATCCATCCAAGCCGCCGCTGACGCGCTGGCAGAAGATGTGAATGGCGAAGTGGTGGTGAAGCTGTACAAAGGCACCGCGACGGCTATCCAGAAGAGTTCTCCGAACAGCATGTACTCTGAAGAGTTCGCTACTTTCGGTGAAGATGAAGTGTATGATCACAGCCACGCGGGCGGCTTTATCCGTCTGTTCTCGTTGTCATCCAGAATTCGTGCGCTGAACTCAAAGAAGCAGTAATTCGCGCGTAGAAAATATTTTAAGGGCGCACAGGCTGCGCCCTTTTGCATAGATCAAGGAGTACAGGTTATGGCACTTTGGGGCGGGCGTTTCACTCAGGCGGCAGACCAGCGTTTTAAAGAATTAAATGATTCCCTGCGTTTTGATTACCGTCTTGCCGAGCAGGATATTATTGGCTCGGTGGCGTGGTCGAAGGCGTTGGTGACGGTTAACGTGCTGACCGCCGAAGAGCAAATTCAGCTGGAAGAGGCTTTGGGCGTGCTGCTGGAAGAAGTTCGTGCTAACCCGCGCGCTATCTTAGCCAGCGACGCAGAAGACATTCACAGCTGGGTGGAAGGCAAGCTTATCGACAAAGTCGGTAACCTCGGTAAGAAGTTGCACACCGGCCGCAGCCGTAATGATCAGGTCGCCACTGACTTGAAACTATGGTGCAAAGAGCAGGTGCTGAGCCTGCAAGAGGCCGTGCGCCACTTGCAGCAGGCGCTGGTCGCCACTGCGCAAGCGAATCAGGACGCGGTCATGCCGGGCTACACCCACTTACAGCGCGCCCAGCCGGTAACTTTCGCACACTGGTGTCTGGCCTATGTCGAGATGCTGGCGCGTGATGAAAGCCGCCTGCAAGATACTCTGAAACGTCTGGACGTCAGCCCGTTGGGCAGTGGCGCACTGGCGGGCACGGCGTACCCAATGGACCGTGAGCAGTTGGCCGGTTGGTTAGGATTTGCCTCTGCCACCCGCAACAGCCTGGATAGCGTTTCGGACCGCGACCATGTGATGGAGCTGCTGTCGAACGCCTCTATCAGCATGATCCACCTGTCGCGCTTCGCCGAAGACCTGATTTTCTTCAACAGCGGAGAAGCGTCGTTTGTAGATCTGTCCGACCGCGTGACCTCTGGCTCATCCCTGATGCCACAAAAGAAAAACCCGGACGCGCTGGAGCTTATCCGTGGCAAGTGTGGCCGCGTGCAGGGCGCACTGACGGGCATCATGATGACCATGAAGGGCCTGCCGCTGGCGTACAACAAAGACATGCAGGAAGACAAAGAAGGTTTGTTCGACGCGCTCGACACTTGGATGGACTGTCTGCAAATGGCGGCGCTGGTGCTGGACGGTATTCAGGTCAAACGTCCGCGTTGTAAAGAAGCCGCGCAGCAAGGCTACGCGAACTCCACCGAGTTGGCGGATTATCTGGTCGCCAAAGGTGTGCCATTCCGCGAAGCCCACCATATTGTCGGTGAAGCCGTGGTGGAAGCCATTGCTCAGGGCAAAGCGCTGGAAGCTCTGCCATTGGCCGATTTGCAAAAATTCAGCAGCGTGATTGGCGATGACGTCTACCCAATCCTTGAACTGCAATCTTGCCTCGACAAGCGCGCAGCCAAGGGCGGCGTGTCACCACAGCAGGTTGCTCAGGCGATCAGCGATGCCAAAAGCCGCCTGGGCGAGTAATCGCTCACGGCGTCAGACCAAAAGGCTCCTGTTCAGGGGCCTTTTCTTTAGGTGAAAAACGGCAAAAAAAAGGCGGACATAAAGTCCGCCGAATGTTCACGTAGTCTCTCACTCGCCATCAGGTTACTTGCCTTGCAGCAATACCCTGATTTTGAGCTTCTTTCATTTTACTTATGTTAATTCTCTTACAATCTTTACGCGTCGTCTTATTGTGCCACTTCGCACACGTCTGCTTCGCTGTTCAGATAGACATCCAGATCGTCGCTTCCCCCGATGTGGCGACCACCAATAAAGACTTGTGGCACAGTTGCACGGCCTGTTACAGCGCGCAGGCTGACCGTAGTCGCGTCTTTACCTAATACAATTTCTTCATACTGAATGCCGCGCTCTTGCAGCATTTGTTTCGCTTTAGAGCAGAAAGGGCAGCCCGGCTTGGTGAACACGGAAACCGATTCCTGCACTTTATAATCCGGCGCCAGATACTTCAGCATGGTATCGGCATCAGACACTTCAAACGGGTCGCCCGGCTTGTTTGGCTCAATAAACATCTTCTCTACCACGCCGTTACGCACCAGCATGGAGTAACGCCAAGAGCGCGGGCCGAAGCCTAAATCAGCTTTTTCAACCAGCATGTTCATGCCTTTGGTGAATTCGCCGTTGCCGTCAGGAATGAAGGTGATGTTGGCGGCGCTTTGCTCAGCCTTCCACGCATTCATGACGAAAGTATCGTTGACGGAGACACACAGAATGCTGTCTACGCCGTGGCTCTTAAACACGCCTGCCAGCTCGTTGTAGCGCGGCAAGTGGCTCGAAGAGCATGTCGGGGTAAAGGCACCCGGCAGCGAAAATACAATGACCGTTTTATTTTTAAACAGTTGATCGGTGCTGAGATCCAGCCATTGGTCTCCTTGACGAGTGTGGAAAGTAACTTGTGGAACTTGTTTCCCTTCGTGGCTTGTAAACATCAGTAACCTCTTAATTTATAAAATATAAAACTTGCGCTCTGTCAGTATCGTTTCGATGTGTGCCATTATTAACGATTGTTGTTGATAGTTATAATCGTTGATTGCTATCTTATCTATCGCCGCGAGCTATCGTCTCGACCTGTTATGGCAATGGAGGAAAAATGAATATTCGTGATTTGGAGTATCTGGTGGCTTTGGCGGAGTTCCGTCATTTTCGACGCGCTGCGGATTCTTGTCATGTGAGCCAGCCGACCTTAAGCGGGCAGATCCGCAAGCTGGAAGATGAGCTGGGCGTGATGCTGCTTGAGAGAACCAGCCGCAAAGTGCTGTTCACCCAGGCGGGTTTATTGCTGGTGGATCAAGCCAGAACCGTGCTGCGCGAAGTGAAAGTGCTGAAAGAGATGGCCAGCCAGCAAGGCGAGGCGATGTCCGGGCCGCTGCACATTGGGCTTATCCCGACCGTTGGGCCTTACCTGCTGCCGCAAATCATTCCTACGTTGCACAAAACCTTTCCAAAGCTGGAAATGTACTTACACGAAGCCCAGACCCAGCAACTGCTGGCGCAGCTCGACAGCGGCAAGCTCGATTGCGCGATTTTAGCCTTGGTCAAAGAGAGCGAAGCCTTTATCGAGGTGCCGCTGTTTGATGAGCCGATGAAGCTGGCGATTTATGACGAGCACCCGTGGGCCTCGCGCGATCGCGTCGCCATGGCCGATTTAGCCGGAGAAAAGCTGCTGATGCTGGAAGATGGTCACTGTTTGCGTGATCAAGCGATGGGCTTCTGTTTTCAGGCCGGGGCGGATGAAGACACGCATTTCCGCGCGACGAGCCTTGAAACCCTGCGCAACATGGTCGCGGCAGGCAGTGGTATTACGCTGTTACCGTCATTATCGGTGCCAAAAGAGCGCAGCCGCGATGGCGTCACCTATTTGGTGTGCGACAAGCCGGAACCGAGACGCACCATTGCTCTGGTGTATCGTCCCGGTTCCCCGCTGCGTGGCCGCTATGAGCAGCTTGCGGAAGCCATTAAGGTTCACATGCAAGCTCATATGGATAACGCTGCGTTAAAACAGGCGGTTTAATCCATTCAGGGCGGCAACGCGATACGCTTCCGCCATGGTTGGATAGTTGAAGGTAGTATTAACGAAATACTCGATAGTATTGCCTTCGCCTTTCTGTTCCATGATCGCCTGCCCGATGTGGATAATCTCCGCCGCACGCTCGCCAAAGCAATGAATACCAAGGATTTCTTTGGTATCACGATGGAACAGCAGCTTCAGACTCCCCACGTTCATCCCGGCGATTTGCGCCCGTGCCAGATGTTTAAACTGCGCGCGGCCCACTTCGTACGGTACCTTCATGGCGGTCAGATCTTGTTCGGTTTTACCGACAGAACTAATTTCCGGAATGGTGTAAATCCCGGTCGGAATGTTTTCAATCAGATGAACTTTGGCTTCGCCCTGAATCATCGCCTGCGCGGCAATGCGGCCCTGATCGTAAGCTGCCGACGCCAGGCTCGGGTAGCCAATGACATCACCCACGGCATAGATATGCGACAGCGCGGTTTGATACATGCTGTTCACTTTCAACAAGCCACGGCTATCAGCCACTAAGCCAATGTTTTCTAAGCCCAGTTGGTCGGTGTTACCTGTACGTCCATTGGCGTAAAGCAGGGCATCTGCTTTGACCTTCTTGCCGGATTTCAGGTGCATGATCACGCCATCTTCAACGCCTTCAATCTTCTCAAACTCTTCGTTGTGACGAATCACCACGCCGTTGTTCCAGAAATGGTAGGAGAGGGCGTCAGACATCTCTTGGTCGAGGAATGACAGCAGGCGGTCACGGGTGTTTATCAAGTCGACTTTGACATTCAAACCACGGAAAATCGACGCGTATTCGCAACCGATCACCCCGGCGCCATAGATGATGACGTGGCGCGGCTCGTGGCTCAGTTCAAGGATTAAGTCGCTGTCGTAGATGCGTGGGTGGCTAAAGTCGACGCCGTGCGGGCGGTAAGGGCGCGAGCCGCAGGCGATGACGATATTGTCGGCGGTAAGCTCTTCATGGGTGCCATCGGCGTAGCGCACGCTGACCGTGTGTTCATCCACGAAGCTGGCGTCACCGGCGAAAAGCTGGCACTGGTTGCGCTCATAAAAACCCTGACGCATGCGAGTTTGCTGATTAATCACTGAGTCAGCGTGGCGTAGGATGTCGGGGAAGCTTGAACTCAAGGTGCGGGAATTGTCGCTATACAGCGGATTTTGGTTGAATTCGATAATTCTGCTGACGGCGTGGCGCAGGGCTTTCGAAGGGATGGTTCCCCAGTGAGTACAGCCGCCACCGACGTTATTATAGCGTTCGATGACCGCAACTCTGGCCCCTTGTTTAACCAGTCCCATAGCGGCGCCTTCTCCGCCAGGGCCTGAGCCGATGATAATGGCATCAAAATGAGATTGCTGTTGCATGGTTCGAAACCTATTTTTTATACAAAATAACAACGAGAAAGTAACATATTAGTCCTGTTTTCCCTACAAGCAGTTGTCAATTCGTGGGAAAACCGCAACATTCAGACCCACTTTATCCTCTCTTTTCTATACCTCGGCGGGTTAAAAAATTTGGTATAGTGAAATCATAACGAGTCATTTTATTAACACCTTTAATAAGAAGAAAACACTGCGGATGAAGGTTATGGGCGTAAGAGCACAACAAAAAGAGCGCACGCGCCGCTCACTGATTGAGGCGGCATTTAGCCAGCTCAGTGCTGAACGCAGCTTTGCCAGTTTAAGTCTGCGTGAAGTTTCCCGCGAGGCTGGGATCGCACCCACCTCTTTTTACCGCCATTTCCGCGATGTTGATGAACTCGGCCTGACCATGGTAGACGAGAGTGGGTTAATGCTTCGTCAACTGATGCGTCAAGCGCGTCAGCGCATTGCCAAAGGTGGCAGCGTGATTCGCACCTCCGTATCGACTTTTATGGAGTTCATTGGCAATAATCCTAACGCCTTTCGCTTACTGCTGCGCGAACGCTCCGGGACCTCTGCGGCCTTCCGCGCCGCCGTCGCTCGCGAAATTCAGCACTTTATTGCAGAACTGGCAGATTATTTACAACTCGAAAACCACATGCCGCGTAGCTTTACTGAAGCGCAGGCAGAAGCCATGGTGATCATCGTCTTTAACGCCGGTGCCGAAGCGCTGGATGTTGATATAGCCCAGCGTCGCCAGCTCGAAGAGAGACTGGTGCTGCAGCTACGTATGATTTCTAAAGGTGCATATTACTGGTATCGCCGTCAGCAGGAGCGCACGGCGGTGTCTCCAACTAATAAGTCCAGAGGTACTGAAGATGACCGAACAACCGAACCAGGATAATGGCACTTTGCTCCTGGCTCTGATTGCCGGACTGTCGATCAACGGCACGTTCGACGCGTTTTTTAGCTCCGTAGTAACCTTCTCCGTTTTTCCCGTGATAGCACTTTGCCTTGCGGTCTATTGCCTGCATCTGCGCTATCACCACAAAGAAATGGCCAAGGGATTACCGACCTTAGCGGCGGCCAGCTTCCTGCTCGGTTTCCTGCTTTACAGCACTATCGTGCGCGCGGAGTACCCGCAGCTGGGTTCCAACTTCCTGCCGTCGCTGATTAGCGTGGTGCTGGTGTTCTGGATTGGTATCAAGCTGAAGAAGCGCAAAGCAGACAACCTCTAATTTTGCCACTGCGGCTTACCCTAGTGAGCACATCAAGGCAGCCAGCTGGCTGCCTTTGTTTTATCTGCCATCCTCACCCGTTATCCCTGATGTCGCAGATCCATTCCCTGATTATTTATGAAACAACAGTTCATTAATATCAAACTACTGTTTAGTAATTAGATGTTGATCAGCTAAACCTTTCTATAATTGCCACATGTTAGAGATGAGTGGCAAAAACAGAAAGGTCTTCGGCCTCCCCCATCGCTAATTTGAATCATGGCAGAGCGGACCCGCGTCCATTTGGATTCTGCCTACGTTTGGCAGTGATTCAATAAGGGGCTGACGGCGATGAAAACACGAAAAATCGGACTACTAAATTACCTTGCTTACGGCTCGGGGGATTTTCTTGGCGCAGGGACGACGGCCTTAACCGCCGCGTGGCTACTCTATTTCTACACCACCTTCTGCGGGCTGACCCCGATTGAAGCAACCTTTATCTTTGCGACCGCCCGCGTGGCGGACGCCGTACTCAGCCCGCTGATGGGCTATCTGACGGATAACTTTGGCGGCACCTGGCTCGGCAAACGCTTTGGGCGGCGCAAGTTCTTCATTCTTCTCGGCATCCCCTGTGTGTTTAGCTACAGCCTGATGTGGGTTGGCGAGATGAACTACGTCTACTATCTGCTAACGTATCTGCTGTTCGACATCGTTTACACCATGATCCTTGTTCCTTATGAGACGCTGGTGCCGGAGATGACCGATGATTTCAAACAGAAAACCAAGTTTTCCGGGGCGCGTATCGCACTCGCACAGCTGTCGGCCATTTTGGCCGCCTTCCTGCCGGGGATCTTGTTGCAACAGCTGGGTAAAGATAATCCCCTCTCTTTCTTCTACTCGAGCTTGGTCTTCTCGGTGATCTGCGCGCTGGTGCTCACGCTGGTCTATTTCTTCACTTGGGAACGGCCGGCGGAGCTCAAGTCGGAAGCCATGTTAAAAATAGAACGCGAGCGCCAACAGCTGACGCTGGGTCAGAGCCTTAAGCGATTGAAAGTTGAACTCTCTTCAACGCTGCGCATTAAGATTTTCCGCCAGCATCTCGGCCTGTACCTTGGCGGCTATATCGCGCAGGACGTATTCAACGCGGTATTTACTTATTATGTGGTGTTTGTGCTGATGCAAACCGCCACTGTCGCCTCGAACCTGATGGGCGTGATGGCTATTCTGCAATTCGTCGCCGTGATTGCGATGATCCCATTGTGTATTCGCTTCGGGCCCGCGCCCTCTTATCGGCTGGCCGTGACCCTTTTTGCGCTGGCGGTGATCTCCTACGGTTTCCTCTATTTCAGCCACATGAGTGATTCGATGTCGCTGTTACTGTTGATCTCCGCATTGGCCGGGCTGGGGCGAGGGGGGATCAACTACGTGCCGTGGAATATCTACACCTATATTGCCGATGTTGATGAAACCATTACCGGCCAGAGGCGCGAGGGGATTTTTGCCGGCGTCATGACCCTAACGCGCAAGGCTTCGCAAGCTGGCGCGGTGATGTTAGTCGGCATCATTTTGCAACTGTCGGGTTTTGTCTCGGGCAAGAGCGAGCAGTTGCCATCGGTGGGGCATACCATCCTCGGCGTCTTGGTTGTGGGGTCGCTGGTGATGCTGACGATGGGCTTTATTATTTCGCTCTACTTCCGCCTCAATTTACAGACTCACCGCGTGCTGGTGCAGGAAACGCAAAAAATGCGTATCGCCAATCGCCCCGTCCCTGAGCAGATCACCACTGAAGACCGC
This window contains:
- a CDS encoding MFS transporter; protein product: MKTRKIGLLNYLAYGSGDFLGAGTTALTAAWLLYFYTTFCGLTPIEATFIFATARVADAVLSPLMGYLTDNFGGTWLGKRFGRRKFFILLGIPCVFSYSLMWVGEMNYVYYLLTYLLFDIVYTMILVPYETLVPEMTDDFKQKTKFSGARIALAQLSAILAAFLPGILLQQLGKDNPLSFFYSSLVFSVICALVLTLVYFFTWERPAELKSEAMLKIERERQQLTLGQSLKRLKVELSSTLRIKIFRQHLGLYLGGYIAQDVFNAVFTYYVVFVLMQTATVASNLMGVMAILQFVAVIAMIPLCIRFGPAPSYRLAVTLFALAVISYGFLYFSHMSDSMSLLLLISALAGLGRGGINYVPWNIYTYIADVDETITGQRREGIFAGVMTLTRKASQAGAVMLVGIILQLSGFVSGKSEQLPSVGHTILGVLVVGSLVMLTMGFIISLYFRLNLQTHRVLVQETQKMRIANRPVPEQITTEDRATVELLTGLQYESLWGNNNIGYLHRNNPPPQKATSEVMSDLPIQQQGQRP
- the argB gene encoding acetylglutamate kinase encodes the protein MNPLVIKLGGVLLDNEEALERLFMALVTYRQQYQRPLVIVHGGGYLVDELMKKLNLPVVKKAGLRVTPADQIDIITGALAGSANKTLLAWAVKNDINAVGLSLADGGSVVVTQLSEELGNVGKAEVGSPALINTLTGAGYLPIISSIGITADGELMNVNADQAATALAATLGADLILLSDVSGILDGKGQRIPEMTTQKAEQLIEQGIITDGMIVKVHAALDAARSLGRPVDIASWRHAEQLPALFNGTAIGTRILA
- a CDS encoding YijD family membrane protein; the encoded protein is MTEQPNQDNGTLLLALIAGLSINGTFDAFFSSVVTFSVFPVIALCLAVYCLHLRYHHKEMAKGLPTLAAASFLLGFLLYSTIVRAEYPQLGSNFLPSLISVVLVFWIGIKLKKRKADNL
- a CDS encoding glutathione peroxidase, whose translation is MFTSHEGKQVPQVTFHTRQGDQWLDLSTDQLFKNKTVIVFSLPGAFTPTCSSSHLPRYNELAGVFKSHGVDSILCVSVNDTFVMNAWKAEQSAANITFIPDGNGEFTKGMNMLVEKADLGFGPRSWRYSMLVRNGVVEKMFIEPNKPGDPFEVSDADTMLKYLAPDYKVQESVSVFTKPGCPFCSKAKQMLQERGIQYEEIVLGKDATTVSLRAVTGRATVPQVFIGGRHIGGSDDLDVYLNSEADVCEVAQ
- the argC gene encoding N-acetyl-gamma-glutamyl-phosphate reductase; the protein is MLNTLIVGATGYAGAELAAYLNRHPQMNITALMVSAQSADAGKLLSDLHPQLKGILDLPVLPMKNVEDAAKDIDVVFLATAHEVSHDLAPQFLAAGCVVFDLSGAFRVNKPDFYSEFYSFEHQHLDWLDKAVYGLAEWQADKLKTAQLIAVPGCYPTASQLALKPLVENGLLNEDQWPVINATSGVSGAGRKASLGTSFCEVSLQPYGLFNHRHHPEIVEHLGVPVIFTPHLGNFPRGILATITCRLKAGVTAQDVAEAFHNAYHDKPLVRLYTKGVPALKDVVGLPFCDIGFVVKGEHLIVVATEDNLLKGASAQAVQCLNLRFGFPETQSLL
- a CDS encoding argininosuccinate synthase gives rise to the protein MAATKGIKKIVLAYSGGLDTSAIIPWLKENYGDCEVVAFVADIGQERADLEGIEQKALRTGASECHVVDLREEFIKDYVYPVLKSGALYEGSYLLGTSMARPLIAKAQVELALKVGADALCHGATGKGNDQVRFETTYTALAPQLKVVAPWREWDLRSREALLDYLKERNIPTTASLEKIYSRDENAWHISTEGGVLESPWNAANKDCWAWTVAPEDAPDEAELVTVKVEKGAVVAVNGVELTPFQCLEALNVLGVKHGVGRIDIVENRLVGIKSRGCYETPGGTIMMAALRGVEQLVLDRDSFKWREQLGHEMSYVVYDGRWFAPLRESIQAAADALAEDVNGEVVVKLYKGTATAIQKSSPNSMYSEEFATFGEDEVYDHSHAGGFIRLFSLSSRIRALNSKKQ
- the sthA gene encoding Si-specific NAD(P)(+) transhydrogenase, which codes for MQQQSHFDAIIIGSGPGGEGAAMGLVKQGARVAVIERYNNVGGGCTHWGTIPSKALRHAVSRIIEFNQNPLYSDNSRTLSSSFPDILRHADSVINQQTRMRQGFYERNQCQLFAGDASFVDEHTVSVRYADGTHEELTADNIVIACGSRPYRPHGVDFSHPRIYDSDLILELSHEPRHVIIYGAGVIGCEYASIFRGLNVKVDLINTRDRLLSFLDQEMSDALSYHFWNNGVVIRHNEEFEKIEGVEDGVIMHLKSGKKVKADALLYANGRTGNTDQLGLENIGLVADSRGLLKVNSMYQTALSHIYAVGDVIGYPSLASAAYDQGRIAAQAMIQGEAKVHLIENIPTGIYTIPEISSVGKTEQDLTAMKVPYEVGRAQFKHLARAQIAGMNVGSLKLLFHRDTKEILGIHCFGERAAEIIHIGQAIMEQKGEGNTIEYFVNTTFNYPTMAEAYRVAALNGLNRLF
- the fabR gene encoding HTH-type transcriptional repressor FabR translates to MGVRAQQKERTRRSLIEAAFSQLSAERSFASLSLREVSREAGIAPTSFYRHFRDVDELGLTMVDESGLMLRQLMRQARQRIAKGGSVIRTSVSTFMEFIGNNPNAFRLLLRERSGTSAAFRAAVAREIQHFIAELADYLQLENHMPRSFTEAQAEAMVIIVFNAGAEALDVDIAQRRQLEERLVLQLRMISKGAYYWYRRQQERTAVSPTNKSRGTEDDRTTEPG
- the argH gene encoding argininosuccinate lyase; the protein is MALWGGRFTQAADQRFKELNDSLRFDYRLAEQDIIGSVAWSKALVTVNVLTAEEQIQLEEALGVLLEEVRANPRAILASDAEDIHSWVEGKLIDKVGNLGKKLHTGRSRNDQVATDLKLWCKEQVLSLQEAVRHLQQALVATAQANQDAVMPGYTHLQRAQPVTFAHWCLAYVEMLARDESRLQDTLKRLDVSPLGSGALAGTAYPMDREQLAGWLGFASATRNSLDSVSDRDHVMELLSNASISMIHLSRFAEDLIFFNSGEASFVDLSDRVTSGSSLMPQKKNPDALELIRGKCGRVQGALTGIMMTMKGLPLAYNKDMQEDKEGLFDALDTWMDCLQMAALVLDGIQVKRPRCKEAAQQGYANSTELADYLVAKGVPFREAHHIVGEAVVEAIAQGKALEALPLADLQKFSSVIGDDVYPILELQSCLDKRAAKGGVSPQQVAQAISDAKSRLGE
- the oxyR gene encoding DNA-binding transcriptional regulator OxyR, producing the protein MNIRDLEYLVALAEFRHFRRAADSCHVSQPTLSGQIRKLEDELGVMLLERTSRKVLFTQAGLLLVDQARTVLREVKVLKEMASQQGEAMSGPLHIGLIPTVGPYLLPQIIPTLHKTFPKLEMYLHEAQTQQLLAQLDSGKLDCAILALVKESEAFIEVPLFDEPMKLAIYDEHPWASRDRVAMADLAGEKLLMLEDGHCLRDQAMGFCFQAGADEDTHFRATSLETLRNMVAAGSGITLLPSLSVPKERSRDGVTYLVCDKPEPRRTIALVYRPGSPLRGRYEQLAEAIKVHMQAHMDNAALKQAV